A stretch of the Streptomyces sp. NBC_00078 genome encodes the following:
- a CDS encoding NADH-quinone oxidoreductase subunit M, with protein MSFPLLTATAVLPALGAVATAAMPAAQRTAAKWLALLVSLATLALAITILVRFDPDGGRYQLTESHAWIADFGVRYELGVDGIAVALIALTALLMPFIILAGWHDADPLETGSRRWRPTQGFFALILAVEAMVIISFEATDVFLFYIFFEAMLIPMYFLIGGFGDRAHQHGEEAASTQRSYAAVKFLLYNLVGGLIMLAAVIGLYVVAGNFSLQEIAQARANGSLHMATNTERWLFLGFFFAFAVKAPLWPLHTWLPNAMQESTAPVAVLITAVVDKVGTFAMLRFCLQLFPEASKWATPAILVLALISIIYGALLAVGQRDIKRLVAYASISHFGFIIMGIFAMTSQGQSGATLYMVNHGISTAALMLVAGFLISRRGSRLIADYGGVQKVAPVLAGTFLIGSLATLSLPGLAPFVSEFLVLVGTFTRYPAIGIIATFGIVLAALYTLVLYQRTMTGPVKAEVSAMPDLRARELVVVAPLIVLLIFLGVYPKPVTDIVNPAVKSTLSDVHKKDPKPAVEAAK; from the coding sequence ATGTCCTTTCCTCTGCTGACAGCGACGGCGGTCCTCCCGGCCCTCGGGGCGGTCGCCACGGCAGCCATGCCGGCCGCGCAACGCACCGCGGCCAAATGGCTGGCGCTGCTCGTCTCGCTCGCCACGCTCGCCCTTGCGATCACGATCCTGGTCCGCTTCGACCCGGACGGCGGCCGCTACCAACTGACCGAATCACACGCCTGGATCGCGGACTTCGGCGTCAGATACGAGCTGGGCGTGGACGGCATCGCGGTGGCGCTGATCGCGCTGACCGCCCTGCTGATGCCGTTCATCATCCTCGCGGGCTGGCACGACGCCGACCCGCTGGAGACCGGCAGCAGGCGGTGGCGGCCGACGCAGGGCTTCTTCGCCCTGATCCTGGCCGTCGAGGCGATGGTGATCATCTCCTTCGAGGCCACCGACGTCTTCCTCTTCTACATCTTCTTCGAAGCCATGCTCATCCCGATGTACTTCCTCATCGGTGGCTTCGGGGACCGTGCCCACCAGCACGGCGAAGAGGCGGCGTCGACGCAGCGGTCGTACGCGGCGGTGAAGTTCCTCCTCTACAACCTGGTCGGCGGCCTCATCATGCTGGCCGCGGTGATCGGCCTCTACGTGGTCGCGGGGAACTTCAGCCTCCAGGAGATCGCGCAGGCCCGCGCCAACGGCTCGCTGCACATGGCGACCAACACCGAGCGCTGGCTGTTCCTCGGTTTCTTCTTCGCCTTCGCGGTGAAGGCGCCGCTGTGGCCGCTGCACACCTGGCTGCCCAACGCCATGCAGGAGTCCACCGCCCCGGTCGCCGTCCTCATCACGGCGGTCGTCGACAAGGTCGGCACCTTCGCGATGCTCCGCTTCTGCCTCCAGCTGTTCCCGGAGGCGTCGAAGTGGGCAACGCCCGCCATCCTCGTCCTCGCTCTGATCAGCATCATCTACGGGGCGTTGCTCGCCGTCGGCCAGCGGGACATCAAGCGGCTGGTGGCGTACGCGTCGATCTCACACTTCGGGTTCATCATCATGGGCATCTTCGCGATGACCAGCCAGGGCCAGTCCGGGGCCACGCTCTACATGGTCAACCACGGCATTTCGACTGCCGCGTTGATGCTGGTGGCGGGCTTCCTGATCTCCCGGCGCGGGTCGCGGCTCATCGCCGACTACGGCGGTGTGCAGAAGGTCGCACCGGTGCTCGCCGGCACGTTCCTGATCGGCAGCCTGGCCACTCTGTCGCTCCCCGGTCTCGCGCCGTTCGTGAGTGAATTCCTGGTCCTGGTCGGCACGTTCACGCGCTACCCGGCCATTGGGATCATCGCGACATTCGGCATCGTGCTCGCCGCGCTCTACACCCTCGTCCTCTATCAGCGGACGATGACGGGCCCGGTGAAGGCGGAGGTCTCCGCGATGCCCGACCTGCGCGCGCGTGAACTCGTGGTCGTGGCGCCCCTGATCGTTCTGCTGATCTTCCTGGGCGTGTACCCGAAGCCGGTCACGGACATCGTGAACCCGGCAGTGAAGTCGACTTTGTCCGATGTGCACAAGAAAGATCCCAAGCCCGCAGTGGAGGCGGCCAAGTGA
- the nuoN gene encoding NADH-quinone oxidoreductase subunit NuoN yields MSASAVHSLWTTAATAADPIAKIPAPKIEYGQLSPTLIVLGAAIVGVLIEAFVPRKTRYYAQVFVSAVALCAAFAAVVALAADGYGTTKAHIAAMGAIAVDGPSLFLQGTILLAGLVGLFTFAERRLDPEAHGNYVDSFAAQAASVPGSESEKAAVKAGFTTTEVFPLLLFAVAGMLVFPSANDLLTLFVALEVFSLPLYLMCALARRKRLMSQEAAVKYFLLGAFASAFTLFGIALLYGYAGSVSYARIAQVVDGTVTNVDPALAGTMGNDALLLVGGAMIVMGLLFKVGAVPFHMWTPDVYQGAPTPVTGFMAAATKVAAFGALLRLLYVVLPGLRWDWRPVMWAVAIVTMLGGAIVAITQTDIKRLLAYSSIAHAGFILAGVIATSKDGVSSVLFYLGAYSFVTIGAFAVVTLVRDAGGEATHLSKWAGLGRRSPLVAAVFAVFLLAFAGIPLTSGFSGKFAVFKAAAEGGAAPLVVVGVISSAVAAFFYIRVIVLMFFSEPRPDGPTVAVPSPLTVTAIGFGVVVTLVLGVAPQYFLDLASQAGVFVR; encoded by the coding sequence GTGAGCGCATCAGCCGTCCACAGCCTGTGGACAACGGCGGCAACCGCGGCCGACCCGATCGCGAAGATCCCCGCGCCGAAGATCGAATACGGGCAATTGTCGCCCACCTTGATCGTCCTGGGCGCGGCGATCGTCGGGGTACTGATCGAGGCGTTCGTGCCGCGCAAGACCCGCTACTACGCACAGGTGTTCGTGTCCGCGGTCGCGCTCTGCGCCGCCTTCGCGGCGGTCGTGGCACTCGCGGCCGACGGATACGGCACCACCAAGGCACACATCGCGGCGATGGGCGCGATCGCCGTCGACGGGCCGTCCCTGTTCCTCCAGGGCACGATCCTGCTGGCCGGCCTCGTCGGCCTGTTCACCTTCGCCGAACGCCGCCTGGACCCGGAGGCGCACGGCAACTACGTCGACTCGTTCGCCGCGCAGGCAGCCTCCGTGCCGGGCAGCGAGAGCGAAAAGGCCGCGGTCAAGGCCGGGTTCACCACCACCGAGGTCTTCCCGCTGCTGCTTTTCGCGGTCGCGGGCATGCTGGTGTTCCCCTCGGCCAACGACCTGCTGACCCTGTTCGTGGCCCTGGAGGTCTTCTCCCTCCCGCTGTACCTGATGTGCGCCCTGGCCCGCCGCAAGCGGCTCATGTCGCAGGAGGCGGCGGTCAAGTACTTCCTGCTCGGCGCGTTCGCCTCCGCGTTCACGCTGTTCGGCATCGCGCTGCTGTACGGCTACGCGGGCTCGGTGTCGTACGCGAGGATCGCGCAGGTCGTCGACGGCACCGTCACGAACGTCGATCCGGCGCTCGCCGGCACCATGGGCAACGACGCGCTGCTGCTCGTCGGCGGCGCGATGATCGTCATGGGGCTGCTGTTCAAGGTGGGCGCCGTCCCGTTCCACATGTGGACGCCGGACGTCTACCAGGGCGCGCCGACGCCCGTGACCGGGTTCATGGCGGCGGCGACGAAGGTGGCGGCGTTCGGTGCCCTGCTCCGGCTGCTCTACGTCGTCCTGCCCGGCCTGCGCTGGGACTGGCGGCCGGTCATGTGGGCCGTCGCGATCGTCACCATGCTGGGCGGTGCGATCGTCGCGATCACGCAGACCGACATCAAGCGGCTGCTGGCGTACTCGTCGATCGCGCACGCCGGATTCATCCTCGCGGGTGTCATCGCGACGTCGAAGGACGGCGTCTCGTCCGTCCTGTTCTACCTGGGCGCCTACTCCTTCGTGACCATCGGCGCCTTCGCGGTGGTCACGCTGGTGCGTGACGCGGGCGGCGAGGCGACGCACCTGTCCAAGTGGGCCGGCCTCGGACGCCGTTCCCCGCTGGTGGCGGCCGTGTTCGCGGTGTTCCTGCTGGCCTTCGCCGGCATTCCGCTGACCTCCGGCTTCTCCGGCAAGTTCGCCGTGTTCAAGGCTGCGGCGGAGGGCGGCGCGGCCCCGCTGGTCGTGGTCGGTGTGATCTCGTCCGCGGTCGCCGCGTTCTTCTACATCCGCGTGATCGTGCTGATGTTCTTCAGCGAGCCGCGGCCCGACGGCCCGACGGTCGCCGTCCCGTCGCCGCTGACGGTGACCGCGATCGGGTTCGGTGTCGTGGTCACGCTGGTGCTCGGTGTGGCGCCGCAGTACTTCCTGGACCTGGCGAGCCAGGCCGGAGTGTTCGTGCGCTGA
- the recQ gene encoding DNA helicase RecQ has product MGGTVVTTAAHTSAEHGESEALATLHRVFGYDSFRGEQEAVIEHVVTGGDAVVLMPTGGGKSLCYQIPALVRPGTGIVVSPLIALMQDQVDALRALGVRAGFMNSTQDFDERRVVEAEYLAGELDLLYLAPERLRLDSTLDLLSRGKIAVFAIDEAHCVAQWGHDFRPDYLALSLLGERWPDVPRIALTATATHATHQEITQRLHMPTARHFEASFDRPNIQYRIVPKADPKKQLLSFLQEEHAGDAGIVYCLSRKSVESTAEFLSRNGIEAVPYHAGLDAGTRAAHQSRFLREEGLVVVATIAFGMGIDKPDVRFVAHLDLPKSVEGYYQETGRAGRDGLPSTAWMAYGLNDVIQQRKLIQLGEGDEAFRRRAGAHLDAMLALCETVQCRRGQLLAYFGQDPDPAGCGNCDTCLTPPETWDGTVAAQKVLSTVVRLQRERGQKFGAIQIVDILLGKRTAKVIQFDHDQLSVFGIGEELAEGEWRGVVRQLLAQGLLAVEGEYGTLVLTEDSGTVLRREREVPLRKEPKKPATSRSASSSSGKGERKAKAAVAELPEELQPAFEALRAWRAEQAREQGVPAYVIFHDATLREIATAWPTSVTQLGGISGVGEKKLVTYGEGVLEVLTELGGAPGAAPTAGLSPPAGSSPAAGSASAGDGGHGDDHWPEMDAEPEPDDWI; this is encoded by the coding sequence ATGGGCGGGACGGTTGTGACGACCGCAGCACACACATCGGCTGAACACGGCGAGAGCGAGGCGCTGGCCACACTCCACCGCGTCTTCGGATACGACAGCTTCCGCGGCGAGCAGGAAGCGGTGATCGAGCATGTGGTGACCGGCGGCGACGCCGTGGTCCTCATGCCGACCGGTGGCGGCAAGTCCCTGTGCTACCAGATCCCGGCCCTGGTCAGGCCTGGTACGGGCATCGTGGTCTCGCCCCTCATCGCGCTGATGCAGGACCAGGTGGACGCGCTGCGGGCGCTCGGCGTGCGTGCCGGGTTCATGAACTCCACGCAGGACTTCGACGAGCGCAGGGTGGTCGAGGCCGAGTACCTGGCCGGCGAGCTGGACCTGCTGTACCTGGCGCCGGAGCGACTGCGGCTCGACTCGACGCTCGACCTCCTCTCCCGCGGCAAGATCGCGGTCTTCGCGATCGACGAGGCGCACTGTGTGGCCCAGTGGGGCCACGACTTCCGCCCCGACTACCTCGCCCTCTCCCTGCTCGGCGAGCGCTGGCCCGACGTCCCGCGGATCGCGCTCACAGCCACGGCCACGCACGCCACGCACCAGGAGATCACCCAGCGGCTCCACATGCCGACGGCCCGGCACTTCGAGGCGAGCTTCGACCGGCCCAACATCCAGTACCGGATCGTGCCCAAGGCCGACCCCAAGAAGCAGCTGCTGAGCTTCCTGCAGGAGGAGCACGCCGGCGACGCGGGCATCGTCTACTGCCTGTCCCGTAAGTCGGTGGAGTCGACGGCGGAGTTCCTCAGCCGCAACGGCATCGAGGCGGTGCCGTACCACGCGGGCCTGGACGCGGGCACACGCGCGGCGCACCAGTCCCGGTTCCTGCGCGAGGAGGGCCTGGTCGTGGTGGCGACCATCGCCTTCGGGATGGGCATCGACAAGCCGGACGTGCGCTTCGTGGCCCACTTGGACCTGCCGAAGTCCGTCGAGGGCTACTACCAGGAGACGGGACGCGCCGGCCGGGACGGGCTGCCGTCGACGGCATGGATGGCCTACGGCCTCAACGACGTCATACAGCAGCGCAAGCTGATCCAGTTGGGCGAGGGCGACGAGGCGTTCCGGCGCCGGGCCGGCGCCCACCTGGATGCGATGCTGGCGCTGTGCGAGACCGTCCAGTGCCGGCGCGGCCAGCTGCTCGCCTACTTCGGCCAGGACCCCGACCCGGCGGGCTGCGGCAACTGCGACACCTGCCTCACCCCGCCCGAGACCTGGGACGGCACGGTCGCGGCGCAGAAGGTGCTGTCGACGGTGGTGCGGCTGCAGCGCGAACGCGGGCAGAAGTTCGGCGCGATCCAGATCGTCGACATCCTGCTCGGGAAACGCACGGCCAAGGTGATCCAGTTCGACCACGACCAGCTGTCCGTGTTCGGCATCGGCGAGGAGCTCGCCGAGGGTGAATGGCGCGGTGTCGTACGGCAGTTGCTGGCGCAGGGACTGCTCGCCGTGGAGGGGGAGTACGGCACTCTGGTGCTGACCGAGGACAGCGGGACTGTGCTTCGGCGGGAGCGAGAGGTGCCGCTGCGCAAGGAGCCGAAGAAGCCGGCGACCTCACGGTCGGCGTCGTCGTCCTCCGGCAAGGGCGAGCGCAAGGCCAAGGCCGCTGTGGCCGAGCTGCCCGAGGAGCTGCAGCCGGCGTTTGAGGCCCTGCGCGCCTGGCGCGCCGAGCAGGCCCGGGAGCAGGGCGTCCCGGCGTACGTCATCTTCCACGACGCCACGCTGCGGGAGATCGCCACCGCCTGGCCGACCTCGGTGACGCAGCTCGGCGGTATCAGCGGGGTCGGCGAGAAGAAGTTGGTGACGTACGGGGAGGGCGTGCTGGAGGTGCTCACCGAGCTGGGCGGGGCACCCGGCGCGGCCCCGACGGCCGGCTTGTCTCCGCCAGCCGGTTCGTCTCCGGCAGCCGGTTCGGCGTCGGCCGGCGACGGCGGCCACGGCGATGACCACTGGCCCGAGATGGATGCCGAGCCGGAGCCGGACGACTGGATATAG
- the nuoK gene encoding NADH-quinone oxidoreductase subunit NuoK, whose product MNPVNYLYLSALLFTIGATGVLIRRNAIVVFMCIELMLNACNLAFVTFSRMHGNLDGQIIAFFTMVVAAAEVVVGLAIIVSLFRSRHSASVDDASLMKL is encoded by the coding sequence GTGAACCCGGTCAACTACCTGTATCTCTCGGCCCTGTTGTTCACGATCGGTGCCACCGGCGTGCTGATCAGGCGCAACGCGATCGTGGTGTTCATGTGCATCGAGCTGATGCTGAACGCCTGCAACCTCGCGTTCGTCACCTTCTCCCGGATGCACGGCAATCTCGACGGCCAGATCATCGCCTTCTTCACGATGGTCGTCGCCGCCGCCGAGGTCGTGGTCGGGCTGGCGATCATCGTTTCCCTGTTCCGTTCCCGCCACTCGGCCTCGGTCGACGACGCCAGCCTGATGAAGCTCTGA
- a CDS encoding NADH-quinone oxidoreductase subunit J, producing MSDLAAYSTSTGEAFQFWVLGTVAVLGALATVFMKKAVHSALSLAATMIILAVFYLANGAYFLGIVQVVVYTGAIMMLFLFVVMLVGVTAADSLKETIKGQRWLALLCGLGFGILLFAGIGNASLTEFNGLGEANANGNVEGLATLIFTKYVFAFEITGALLITAAVGAMVLTHRERTERAKTQRELSEERVREGKHLPPLPAPGVYARHNAVDIAGLLPDGTPSELTVSKTLRERGQIRDVSSEALNDLKALEQRAEERLERTEVERATFKREEASK from the coding sequence ATGAGTGACCTCGCCGCCTACTCCACCTCCACCGGAGAGGCCTTCCAGTTCTGGGTCCTCGGTACCGTCGCCGTGCTCGGCGCGCTGGCCACCGTGTTCATGAAGAAGGCCGTGCACAGTGCTCTGTCGCTCGCCGCCACCATGATCATCCTGGCGGTGTTCTACCTCGCCAACGGCGCCTACTTCCTGGGCATCGTGCAGGTCGTCGTCTACACCGGCGCAATCATGATGTTGTTCCTGTTCGTGGTGATGCTCGTCGGCGTGACGGCTGCGGACTCCCTGAAGGAGACCATCAAGGGTCAGCGCTGGCTGGCCCTTCTCTGCGGGCTCGGCTTCGGCATCCTGCTGTTCGCCGGGATCGGCAACGCGTCCCTCACGGAGTTCAACGGACTCGGTGAGGCGAACGCGAACGGCAATGTGGAGGGCCTCGCGACCCTCATCTTCACCAAGTACGTGTTCGCCTTCGAAATCACCGGCGCCCTGCTGATCACCGCCGCCGTCGGCGCCATGGTGCTCACCCACCGCGAGCGCACCGAGCGTGCCAAGACGCAGCGCGAGCTGTCCGAAGAGCGCGTCCGCGAGGGCAAGCACCTCCCGCCGCTGCCGGCGCCCGGCGTGTACGCCCGGCACAACGCGGTGGACATCGCGGGTCTGCTGCCCGACGGCACCCCGTCCGAGCTCACCGTCAGCAAGACACTGCGCGAACGCGGCCAGATCCGTGACGTGTCGTCGGAGGCGCTCAACGACCTCAAGGCGCTGGAGCAGCGCGCGGAGGAACGCCTGGAGCGCACCGAGGTCGAGCGGGCCACCTTCAAGCGGGAGGAGGCGTCGAAGTGA
- the nuoL gene encoding NADH-quinone oxidoreductase subunit L translates to MENLIALLVAAPLLGAAVLLCGGRRLDAVGHWIGTVLAAASFVIGVVLFADLLGRNAEHRTLIQHLWTWIPVESFQADVTFRLDQLSMTFVLLITGVGSLIHLYSVGYMEHDERRRRFFGYLNLFLAAMLLLVLADNYLLLYVGWEGVGLASYLLIGFWQHKPSAATAAKKAFLVNRVGDMGLSIAIMLMFSTFGTFAFGPVFDSVGDTSEGKLTAIGLMLLLAACGKSAQVPLQSWLGDAMEGPTPVSALIHAATMVTAGVYLIVRSAAIFNAAPDAQLAVTVVGAVTLLFGAIVGCAKDDIKKALAGSTMSQIGYMVLAAGLGPIGYVFAIMHLVTHGFFKAGLFLGAGSVMHGMNDEVDMRKYGGLRKYMPVTFVTFGLGYLAIIGFPGLSGFFSKDKIIEAAFAKGGTEGWILGGCALLGAAITAYYMTRVMLMTFFGEKRWQPDENGNEPHPHESPKTMTIPMIVLSFGSVAAGFLFNLQSSFLHWLEPITGHKEGDSPVSALTVTLATMAVLVVGVAIAYAQYGRRPVPVVAPRGSLLTRAARRDLLQDDFNHVVLVRGGEHLTRSLVYVDHTLVDGVVNGTAASVGGLSGRLRRLQNGFARSYAVSMFGGAAVLIAATLLMRAV, encoded by the coding sequence GTGGAGAACCTGATTGCGCTGCTGGTGGCGGCGCCACTGCTCGGAGCGGCCGTACTGCTGTGCGGCGGCCGGCGGCTCGATGCCGTCGGCCACTGGATCGGCACGGTCCTCGCGGCCGCCTCCTTCGTCATCGGTGTCGTCCTCTTCGCCGACCTGCTCGGCAGGAACGCCGAGCACCGGACCCTGATCCAGCACCTGTGGACGTGGATCCCGGTCGAGAGCTTCCAGGCGGACGTCACCTTCCGTCTCGACCAGCTGTCGATGACGTTCGTGCTGCTGATCACCGGCGTCGGCTCGCTGATCCATCTGTACTCGGTCGGGTACATGGAGCACGACGAGCGCCGCCGCCGCTTCTTCGGCTATCTGAACCTGTTCCTCGCGGCGATGCTGCTGCTGGTCCTCGCCGACAACTACCTGCTGCTGTACGTCGGCTGGGAGGGCGTCGGTCTGGCGTCCTACCTGCTGATCGGCTTCTGGCAGCACAAGCCCAGCGCGGCAACCGCGGCCAAGAAGGCCTTCCTGGTCAACCGCGTCGGCGACATGGGCCTGTCCATCGCCATCATGCTGATGTTCTCGACGTTCGGGACCTTCGCCTTCGGGCCGGTGTTCGACAGTGTCGGCGACACCTCCGAGGGCAAGCTCACCGCGATCGGCCTGATGCTCCTGCTCGCCGCCTGCGGCAAGTCCGCCCAGGTGCCGCTGCAGTCCTGGCTCGGGGACGCGATGGAGGGCCCGACCCCCGTCTCGGCCCTCATCCACGCCGCGACGATGGTGACCGCGGGCGTGTACCTGATCGTCCGCTCCGCAGCGATCTTCAACGCGGCGCCCGACGCGCAGCTGGCGGTCACCGTGGTCGGTGCCGTCACGCTCCTGTTCGGTGCGATCGTCGGTTGCGCCAAGGACGACATCAAGAAGGCGCTGGCCGGCTCGACCATGTCGCAGATCGGCTACATGGTGCTGGCCGCGGGCCTGGGCCCCATCGGCTACGTCTTCGCGATCATGCACCTCGTGACGCACGGCTTCTTCAAGGCCGGGCTCTTCCTCGGAGCCGGTTCGGTCATGCACGGCATGAACGACGAGGTGGACATGAGGAAGTACGGCGGCCTCAGGAAGTACATGCCGGTCACCTTCGTCACCTTCGGCCTCGGCTACCTGGCCATCATCGGCTTCCCGGGACTGTCCGGCTTCTTCTCCAAGGACAAGATCATCGAGGCGGCGTTCGCCAAGGGCGGCACCGAGGGCTGGATCCTCGGCGGCTGCGCACTGCTGGGCGCGGCGATCACGGCGTACTACATGACGCGCGTGATGCTGATGACGTTCTTCGGGGAGAAGCGCTGGCAGCCCGATGAGAACGGCAACGAGCCGCACCCGCACGAGTCGCCCAAGACCATGACGATCCCCATGATCGTGCTGTCCTTCGGGTCCGTCGCGGCCGGCTTCCTGTTCAACCTGCAGAGCAGTTTCCTGCACTGGCTCGAGCCGATCACCGGCCACAAGGAGGGCGACTCACCCGTCAGCGCCCTCACGGTCACGCTCGCCACCATGGCCGTCCTGGTCGTCGGTGTCGCCATCGCGTACGCCCAGTACGGCCGACGCCCGGTCCCGGTCGTCGCCCCGCGAGGGTCGCTGCTCACCCGAGCCGCCCGGCGCGATCTGCTGCAGGACGACTTCAACCACGTCGTCCTGGTCCGCGGCGGCGAGCACCTCACGCGCTCCCTGGTGTACGTCGACCACACCCTGGTCGACGGTGTCGTCAACGGCACGGCGGCCTCGGTCGGCGGCCTGTCCGGACGGCTGCGCCGACTGCAGAACGGTTTCGCGCGGTCGTACGCGGTCTCGATGTTCGGCGGTGCGGCGGTCCTCATCGCCGCGACCCTGCTGATGAGGGCGGTCTGA